From the genome of Streptomyces sp. S4.7:
TATGCAGCATGTAGGCCAGTTCATGTCCTAGACGGCTGGCACCCTGGAGCGCATGACGGACACTCCGGCACGACTCCTGAATCTGCTGTCGCTTCTCCAGACGCCGCGCGAGTGGCCGGGCAGCGAGCTGGCGACGCGTCTCGACGTCAGCCCGCGCACGATCCGCCGCGACATCGACCGGCTGCGCGATCTCGGCTATCCGGTCGAGGCCAGCAGGGGCGCGGTCGGTGGGTACCGGCTGGTGGCGGGTGCGGCCATGCCGCCGCTGCTGCTGGACGACGAGGAGGCCGTGGCCATCGCGGTGGGGCTGCGGGCCGGGGCGGGGCATGCCATCGAGGGCGTCGAGGAGGCGTCCGTACGTGCGTTGGCGAAGCTGGAGCAGGTGCTGCCCTCGCGGCTGCGGCGCCGGGTCTCCACCCTCCAGGCCGCGACGGTGCCGCTGCTGATTCATGGCGACGCGGCGAGTGTCGACCCGCGGACGCTGACGGTCATCGCCTCCGCGATCACCGGTACGGAGCGGCTGCGGTTCAACTACCGGGCGGGCGACGGCGCGCGGACCAAGCGGCAGGTCGAGCCGTACCGGCTGGTGTCGACGGCGCGGCGCTGGTATCTCGTCGCGTACGACCTGGCGCGGGAGGACTGGCGTACGTTCCGGGTCGACCGGGTCGGCGACCCGTTCCCCACCGGGGCACGCTTCACACCGCGTGAGCTGCCGACGGGTGACGCGGCGGAGTTCCTGACCAGCTCGATGCGGGGCGCGCAGCAGCCGTGGGAGGTGGATGTGAGCTTCGACGCGCCCGCGGAGCACGTGGCGTCACGGCTCCCGGCCTCGTTCGGCGTGCCGGAGCCGACCGGTCCCGGCAGTTGCCGGCTACGGACCGAGGCGGGCGATTCACTGGAGTGGCTGGCGCTTCGACTGGCGCTGGTGGACTGCGAGTTCACGGTCCACCGGCCCGCGCGGCTGGTCGAGCACATCGGTGAGCTGGGTGGCCGGCTGACGCGTGCGGCCGGCGGGGACGCGGTGGGCGAGGTGTGAGTACGCGAGGAGTCCCGGCACCGGGGGGTGGATACCGGGACTCCGCTCAAAGGGCACGCCCTGGATCACGCCGCGGCGTCGAAGCCCACGTCGTGCGCCATCTTCTTGAGTTCGAGAAGTGCGTGCTTCTCGATCTGCCTGATCCGCTCCCGGGTCAGGCCGTGCTGCTTGCCCACCTCGGTGAGCGTCCGCTCCCGGCCGTCCTCGATGCCGTAACGCATCTTGATGATGGAGGCCGTGCGGTGGTCGAGCCTGCCGATCAGGTCTTCCAGCTCCTCGCTGCGCAGCAGCGTGAGGACGGACTGCTCGGGCGAGATCGCCGAGGTGTCCTCCAGCAGATCGCCGAACTGGGTGTCCCCGTCGTCGTCCACCGACATGTTCAGACTGACCGGGTCACGGGCCCAGTCCAGGACGTCGGTGACACGCGCGGCGTTGGAGCCGAGCTCGGCGGCGACCTCGGAGGGCTCCGGGTCGCGCCCGTGCTCACGGTTGAACTCGCGCTGCACCCTGCGGATACGGCCGAGCTCCTCCACGAGGTGGACGGGCAGCCTGATCGTGCGTGACTGGTCCGCGATGGACCGGGTGATGGCCTGGCGGATCCACCAGGTCGCGTAGGTGGAGAACTTGAATCCCTTGGCGTAGTCGAACTTCTCGACCGCGCGCACCAGGCCGGCGTTGCCTTCCTGGATGAGGTCGAGCAGGGGCAGTCCACTGCGCGGGTAGCGCCGGGCCACGGCGACGACGAGACGGAGATTCGAGCGTATGAAGACGTCCTT
Proteins encoded in this window:
- a CDS encoding YafY family protein; the protein is MTDTPARLLNLLSLLQTPREWPGSELATRLDVSPRTIRRDIDRLRDLGYPVEASRGAVGGYRLVAGAAMPPLLLDDEEAVAIAVGLRAGAGHAIEGVEEASVRALAKLEQVLPSRLRRRVSTLQAATVPLLIHGDAASVDPRTLTVIASAITGTERLRFNYRAGDGARTKRQVEPYRLVSTARRWYLVAYDLAREDWRTFRVDRVGDPFPTGARFTPRELPTGDAAEFLTSSMRGAQQPWEVDVSFDAPAEHVASRLPASFGVPEPTGPGSCRLRTEAGDSLEWLALRLALVDCEFTVHRPARLVEHIGELGGRLTRAAGGDAVGEV
- a CDS encoding sigma-70 family RNA polymerase sigma factor; this encodes MATRAVARRTATGGSKAASSVRAVGGEIADRDLVGMYLDEIARTPLLDAAKEVELSQTIEAGVYAQQILDGSVESEGAGAQHEELEALVAAGERAKDVFIRSNLRLVVAVARRYPRSGLPLLDLIQEGNAGLVRAVEKFDYAKGFKFSTYATWWIRQAITRSIADQSRTIRLPVHLVEELGRIRRVQREFNREHGRDPEPSEVAAELGSNAARVTDVLDWARDPVSLNMSVDDDGDTQFGDLLEDTSAISPEQSVLTLLRSEELEDLIGRLDHRTASIIKMRYGIEDGRERTLTEVGKQHGLTRERIRQIEKHALLELKKMAHDVGFDAAA